A genomic window from Arthrobacter globiformis includes:
- the glgX gene encoding glycogen debranching protein GlgX, translating to MVMPLLDTALTVDDPQAFPLGVSEARQGAGGAPGSRVRVAVYAPGVAALEVAYQAPGQGWRLHTLSSLANGIHHGVMDGFPVGSRYGFLAAPRGEATAKGDEVLPPAVPTVDLDDDDGIRQPLLLDPYGRAVDERDGFLTSVRMSSDFDWGSDEKPNTPWRNTIVYEAHVRGQSMLHPDIPQAMRGTYAGMAHPAMIEHLTGLGITALQLLPVHFHMDEPHLQNLGLTNYWGYNTAAFFAPHPAYATKAAQEAGPQAVQDEFKGMVKLLHAAGIEVILDVVYNHTAEGGPDGTTLSFRGLGEQKYYRTDGNGKYIDTTGCGNTLNFGEPRVVQMVLDSLRYWVDEFHIDGFRFDLAVTLCRNAANEFDPRHPFLAAVAADPELSRVKLIAEPWDVGYGGWQTGRFPVGWVDWNDHYRDAVRSFWLADRAALDNGGRGGSVARLADALSGSASLFEPSGRSRLASLNFITSHDGFTMTDLVSYDRKHNEANGEQNRDGHGDNRSYNHGFEGRTEDEGILTRRAQSKRNLMASLMISLGVPMITAGDELGRTQQGNNNAYCQDNPLTWIDWTSTPESHAMLRSTKRVIRLRNEFLAAQPHDYPVRDARSYLYWYDRTGQPMSMERWNDNGNRVVQLLLGSDDGHVAGLIVVNGGPEDIEVTLPQVTNDDGTGKRLFDLRLTTSELHDRRQGALVASGEPDEVQAHTINIYRT from the coding sequence ATGGTAATGCCCCTTTTAGACACAGCCTTGACGGTGGATGACCCCCAGGCCTTTCCCCTCGGGGTCAGCGAAGCGCGCCAAGGTGCGGGGGGCGCGCCCGGCAGCCGCGTAAGAGTCGCCGTCTACGCGCCCGGCGTCGCGGCGCTTGAGGTGGCCTATCAGGCGCCCGGCCAAGGCTGGCGGCTCCATACCCTGTCCAGCCTCGCGAACGGCATCCACCACGGAGTGATGGACGGATTTCCCGTGGGATCCCGGTACGGCTTCCTCGCAGCTCCCAGAGGCGAAGCAACCGCCAAGGGCGACGAGGTACTGCCGCCCGCGGTTCCCACGGTTGATCTTGACGACGACGACGGCATCCGGCAACCGCTGTTGCTGGACCCCTACGGCCGGGCCGTCGATGAACGCGACGGATTCCTGACCAGCGTCAGGATGTCTTCCGACTTCGACTGGGGCTCGGACGAGAAGCCGAATACTCCGTGGCGCAACACCATCGTCTACGAGGCACACGTCCGCGGACAGAGCATGCTGCATCCGGACATCCCGCAGGCGATGCGCGGAACGTATGCCGGCATGGCCCATCCCGCGATGATCGAACACCTCACAGGCCTTGGCATCACCGCCCTGCAGTTACTGCCGGTGCATTTCCATATGGACGAGCCCCACCTCCAGAACCTCGGACTCACCAACTACTGGGGCTACAACACGGCGGCGTTCTTCGCCCCGCACCCCGCGTACGCCACCAAGGCCGCCCAGGAAGCCGGGCCGCAGGCCGTCCAGGACGAATTCAAGGGAATGGTCAAGCTGCTGCATGCAGCCGGCATCGAGGTCATCCTCGACGTCGTCTACAACCACACGGCCGAAGGCGGGCCGGACGGGACCACCCTAAGCTTTCGGGGGCTGGGCGAGCAAAAGTACTACCGCACTGACGGCAACGGAAAATACATCGACACTACGGGCTGCGGCAACACGCTCAACTTCGGCGAGCCCCGCGTTGTCCAGATGGTGCTGGACTCGCTGCGGTACTGGGTGGACGAATTCCATATCGACGGCTTCCGCTTCGACCTTGCCGTCACGCTCTGCCGGAACGCAGCCAACGAGTTCGATCCCCGTCACCCCTTCCTCGCGGCGGTCGCCGCCGATCCGGAGCTGTCGCGCGTCAAGCTGATCGCGGAACCGTGGGACGTGGGCTACGGCGGCTGGCAGACCGGACGTTTCCCCGTCGGCTGGGTCGATTGGAACGATCACTACCGGGACGCCGTCCGCTCCTTCTGGCTGGCCGACCGTGCCGCTCTCGACAACGGCGGCCGGGGCGGATCCGTGGCCCGGCTGGCCGACGCCCTGTCCGGGTCGGCAAGCCTGTTCGAACCGTCGGGCCGTTCCAGGCTGGCCTCGCTGAATTTCATCACCTCCCACGACGGCTTCACGATGACCGACCTCGTCTCCTACGACCGCAAGCACAACGAGGCGAACGGGGAACAGAACCGGGACGGGCACGGCGACAACCGCAGCTACAACCACGGCTTCGAAGGGCGCACCGAGGACGAGGGCATTCTGACGCGCCGCGCCCAGAGCAAACGCAACCTCATGGCCTCGCTCATGATCTCCCTCGGCGTCCCCATGATCACGGCCGGGGACGAACTCGGCCGCACCCAGCAGGGCAACAACAACGCGTACTGCCAGGACAACCCGCTCACCTGGATTGACTGGACCAGCACGCCGGAATCCCATGCCATGCTCCGCAGCACCAAGCGTGTCATCCGGCTTCGCAACGAGTTCCTGGCCGCCCAGCCGCACGACTATCCGGTCCGCGACGCCCGCTCCTACCTGTACTGGTACGACCGGACCGGGCAGCCCATGTCCATGGAACGGTGGAACGACAACGGGAACCGGGTGGTTCAGCTGCTCCTCGGCTCCGACGACGGGCACGTGGCCGGGCTCATCGTGGTCAACGGCGGCCCTGAGGACATTGAGGTCACCCTTCCGCAGGTCACCAACGACGACGGCACCGGCAAGCGGCTGTTCGATCTGCGCCTCACCACGTCCGAGCTGCACGACCGGCGCCAGGGAGCCCTCGTGGCGTCCGGCGAGCCTGACGAGGTGCAGGCCCACACCATCAACATTTACCGCACATAG
- a CDS encoding barstar family protein, whose product MKIYSGDTWTLEELRDQVVDAGRRSLLVPAADSKKAVLAAFGEALDFPEHFGVNLDALNDSLHDFADAISDDGAEPLTVIWEVPAAFRGDRSFGIICEILQDAEAYAGKDLAVIAVLL is encoded by the coding sequence ATGAAGATCTACTCCGGCGACACCTGGACCCTCGAGGAACTCCGCGACCAGGTTGTGGACGCCGGCCGCCGCAGCCTGCTGGTCCCGGCCGCCGACTCCAAGAAGGCTGTGCTCGCCGCCTTCGGCGAGGCCCTGGACTTTCCGGAGCATTTCGGCGTGAACCTGGACGCGCTCAACGACTCACTGCACGACTTCGCGGACGCCATTTCCGATGACGGCGCGGAGCCCCTGACGGTGATCTGGGAGGTTCCCGCAGCCTTCCGCGGCGACCGCTCCTTCGGCATCATCTGCGAGATCCTCCAGGACGCCGAGGCCTACGCCGGCAAGGACCTCGCAGTCATCGCGGTATTGCTATAA
- the rlmB gene encoding 23S rRNA (guanosine(2251)-2'-O)-methyltransferase RlmB, which yields MANKGRPGAVRKLKKGPTTGTGGHGRKALEGKGPTPKAEDRPYHKAHKNKQLAERSAAKRPGGAGATRSAGARSGPKGRATEEVVTGRNSVVEALRAGIPAKALHVAIRIEMDDRVKESLKIAAERGIPLLETGKPELDRMTDDAVHQGLVLQIPPYEYQDAYDLAEQTVEGWKKGHIANAPLFVALDGITDPRNLGAIIRSVSAFSGHGVIVPERRSVGVTAAAWKTSAGAAVRVPVARASNLNNAIKQFKDMGVFVLGLDGDGDISLPDLTVATEPVCIVVGSEGKGLSRLVRENCDQIVSIPIDSAMESLNASMAVGISLYEVSRQRSAK from the coding sequence ATGGCCAACAAAGGTCGCCCGGGCGCAGTCCGCAAGCTCAAGAAGGGGCCCACCACCGGAACCGGTGGCCACGGCCGCAAGGCTCTCGAAGGCAAGGGGCCAACCCCCAAGGCCGAGGATCGCCCGTACCACAAGGCGCACAAGAACAAGCAGCTCGCTGAGCGCTCCGCCGCCAAGCGGCCCGGCGGTGCCGGCGCCACCCGCAGTGCCGGTGCCCGATCTGGTCCGAAGGGGCGTGCCACCGAAGAAGTGGTCACCGGCCGCAACTCCGTCGTCGAAGCGCTCCGGGCCGGCATTCCGGCCAAGGCACTGCACGTTGCCATCCGCATCGAGATGGACGACCGCGTCAAGGAATCCCTGAAGATCGCCGCCGAACGGGGCATCCCGCTGCTGGAAACCGGCAAGCCCGAGCTGGACCGGATGACCGACGACGCCGTGCACCAGGGGCTCGTGCTGCAGATCCCCCCGTACGAGTACCAGGACGCCTACGACCTGGCCGAACAGACGGTTGAAGGCTGGAAGAAGGGGCACATCGCGAATGCGCCGCTCTTCGTTGCCCTCGACGGCATCACCGACCCCCGCAACCTCGGCGCGATCATCCGCTCGGTCTCGGCATTCAGCGGCCACGGCGTTATCGTCCCCGAACGCCGCTCCGTCGGCGTCACGGCCGCAGCATGGAAGACCAGCGCCGGCGCGGCCGTCCGCGTTCCGGTGGCCCGCGCCTCCAACCTGAACAACGCCATCAAGCAGTTCAAGGACATGGGCGTCTTCGTGCTGGGGCTCGACGGCGACGGCGACATCTCACTGCCGGATCTGACCGTCGCCACCGAACCCGTCTGCATCGTGGTCGGCTCCGAAGGCAAGGGCCTCAGCCGCCTCGTCCGGGAGAACTGCGACCAGATCGTCTCCATCCCGATCGACTCCGCCATGGAATCCCTGAACGCTTCCATGGCCGTCGGCATCTCGCTCTACGAGGTCTCCCGCCAGCGCTCCGCCAAGTAA
- the glgP gene encoding alpha-glucan family phosphorylase: MKAIRRFTVRTVLPEPIRPLARLATNLRWSWHRPTRELFESLNPRVWAQCGNDPVSFLGLVGREDMHRLATDQDVVARVQAAAADLDRYLTEPRWYQGLGSDAPASIAYFSPEFGITEVLPQYSGGLGILAGDHLKAASDLGVPLIGVGLLYQAGYFKQSLSRDAWQQETYPVIDPDGLPLTLLREPAADGNGKPLEISLPLPNGRHLAAHIWRADVGRVPLLLLDSNVPGNDDAARSITDRLYGGGGDHRLQQELLLGMGGVKALRAYQKLTGTPAPEVFHTNEGHAGFLGIERIQELMAGEQALTFDEALAAGRSSTVFTTHTPVPAGIDRFEAAQIQHFFEAGLAPDVPTSRILDLGRENFNEGNPFVFNMAVMGLRLAQRANGVAKLHGEVSRGMFSALWPGFDHSEVPITSVTNGVHVPTWVDPRISKLARERFGPEAEVMGRWDLAYSVSDAEVWALRREMRVSLVEDVRRRLRAAWKKRGAADAELAWTDSVLDPDVLTIGFARRVPTYKRLTLMLRDPERLKALLLHKEHPIQLVIAGKSHPADDAGKKMIQDLVRFTDDPAVRHRIVFLPNYDIAMARTLFPGCDVWLNNPLRPLEACGTSGMKAAINGSLNLSVLDGWWDEMYDGENGWAIPTANNGASADERDDIEAAALYELLETQVAPRFYGNTVSEAAGAAGPSESGHEKIPTHWVAMIKHTLAHLGPAVSAERMLQDYVNVLYRPAAVSGREAVAGSYAQAKALAAWVAKVRAAWPQLHVEHVDSLGVSEDPQIGDTLQVHAYVGLHNLSPQDVAVEVAYGQAAESDELANVTMVELEAKEELGNGRYLFAGSIVIDRSGSFGYTVRVLPKHDALASRAELGLIVNA; encoded by the coding sequence GTGAAGGCAATCCGCAGATTTACAGTCCGTACCGTTCTTCCGGAGCCGATCCGGCCGCTGGCCCGGTTGGCGACCAACCTCCGCTGGTCCTGGCACCGGCCCACCCGGGAACTGTTCGAAAGCCTGAACCCGCGTGTCTGGGCCCAGTGCGGCAATGACCCGGTCAGCTTCCTGGGCCTGGTGGGCCGCGAAGACATGCACCGGCTCGCGACGGACCAGGACGTGGTGGCCAGGGTGCAGGCGGCAGCCGCGGACCTGGACCGGTACCTCACCGAACCCCGCTGGTACCAGGGCCTGGGCAGCGACGCCCCGGCCTCCATTGCCTACTTCTCCCCCGAATTCGGCATCACCGAAGTCCTGCCGCAGTATTCGGGCGGCCTCGGCATCCTCGCCGGCGACCATCTGAAGGCCGCCTCCGACCTCGGCGTGCCGCTGATCGGCGTCGGCCTGCTCTACCAGGCCGGCTACTTCAAGCAGTCACTCTCCCGGGACGCCTGGCAGCAGGAGACCTACCCGGTCATCGATCCCGACGGCCTGCCCCTCACGCTGCTGCGCGAACCCGCCGCGGACGGCAACGGCAAGCCGCTGGAAATATCCCTGCCGCTGCCCAACGGGCGGCACCTTGCGGCACACATCTGGCGTGCCGACGTCGGACGCGTTCCCCTCCTGCTGCTGGACTCGAACGTCCCCGGAAACGACGACGCCGCCCGGAGCATCACGGACCGCCTTTACGGCGGCGGCGGCGACCATCGGCTGCAGCAGGAACTGCTGCTGGGCATGGGCGGGGTCAAGGCGCTGCGCGCCTACCAGAAGCTCACCGGCACGCCCGCGCCCGAGGTGTTCCACACGAATGAGGGCCACGCCGGCTTCCTTGGCATCGAACGGATCCAGGAGCTGATGGCCGGCGAGCAGGCGCTCACCTTCGACGAGGCCCTCGCCGCCGGACGCTCGTCCACCGTGTTCACCACCCACACGCCTGTTCCGGCCGGCATCGACCGTTTCGAGGCAGCGCAGATCCAGCACTTTTTCGAAGCCGGGCTGGCGCCCGACGTTCCCACGTCGCGCATCCTTGACCTGGGCCGGGAGAACTTCAACGAGGGCAACCCCTTCGTGTTCAACATGGCCGTGATGGGCCTGCGCTTGGCACAGCGGGCCAACGGCGTTGCCAAGCTCCACGGCGAAGTCTCTCGCGGCATGTTCTCTGCACTGTGGCCGGGATTCGACCACTCGGAGGTGCCCATCACCTCCGTGACCAACGGCGTGCACGTCCCCACCTGGGTGGATCCCCGCATCTCGAAGCTCGCCCGGGAGCGGTTTGGGCCCGAAGCCGAGGTGATGGGCCGGTGGGACCTCGCCTACAGCGTCTCCGACGCCGAGGTCTGGGCGCTCCGGCGCGAGATGCGCGTCTCGCTCGTGGAGGACGTGCGGCGCCGGCTACGGGCTGCGTGGAAGAAGCGCGGTGCTGCCGATGCCGAGCTGGCCTGGACCGATTCGGTGCTGGACCCGGACGTCCTGACCATCGGGTTCGCCCGGCGCGTGCCCACTTACAAGCGGCTGACCCTCATGCTGCGGGACCCGGAGCGCCTCAAGGCACTGCTGCTGCACAAGGAACACCCCATCCAGCTGGTCATCGCGGGCAAGTCCCACCCGGCGGACGACGCCGGCAAGAAGATGATCCAGGACCTGGTCCGCTTCACCGACGATCCCGCGGTCCGGCACCGCATCGTCTTCCTCCCGAACTACGACATCGCCATGGCCCGCACGCTGTTCCCCGGCTGCGACGTCTGGCTGAACAACCCGCTGCGGCCGCTCGAAGCCTGCGGCACCTCAGGCATGAAGGCCGCGATCAACGGGTCCCTGAACCTGTCCGTCCTGGACGGCTGGTGGGATGAGATGTACGACGGCGAAAACGGCTGGGCGATCCCGACCGCCAACAACGGCGCTTCCGCCGACGAGCGGGACGACATCGAGGCCGCGGCGCTGTACGAGCTGCTCGAGACCCAGGTTGCGCCCCGGTTCTACGGCAACACCGTGTCCGAAGCGGCCGGCGCCGCCGGGCCGTCGGAGTCCGGCCACGAGAAGATCCCCACGCACTGGGTCGCCATGATCAAGCACACGCTGGCGCATCTCGGCCCGGCGGTCTCGGCCGAGCGGATGCTGCAGGACTACGTCAACGTCCTGTACCGGCCCGCCGCGGTTTCGGGACGCGAGGCGGTCGCAGGCTCCTACGCCCAGGCCAAGGCACTGGCGGCATGGGTCGCCAAGGTCCGCGCGGCATGGCCGCAGCTGCACGTGGAGCACGTGGACTCGCTGGGCGTCTCCGAGGACCCGCAAATCGGCGACACCCTCCAGGTCCACGCCTACGTGGGACTGCACAACCTGTCTCCGCAGGACGTGGCAGTGGAGGTGGCGTACGGGCAGGCAGCCGAGAGCGACGAACTGGCCAATGTGACGATGGTGGAGCTGGAGGCCAAGGAGGAGCTCGGCAACGGCCGCTACCTCTTCGCCGGGTCCATCGTCATCGACCGCTCCGGGTCCTTCGGTTACACCGTGAGGGTGCTCCCCAAGCACGACGCCCTCGCGTCCAGGGCCGAGCTGGGCCTGATCGTCAACGCGTAG
- a CDS encoding carbon-nitrogen hydrolase family protein has protein sequence MKIALAQIITGRDVAGNLTMVEEYARRAKDGGAEIVVFPEATMRAFGNSLLDIAEPLDGPWAGRVRSIAGELGIVIIAGMFTPGSSLSGGQAKVRNTLLVTGPGVDASYDKVHLFDAFGFLESDTVDAGTGPVTFDVGGLTFGLATCYDIRFPALFTANADRGAVANIVCASWGSGPGKVDQWQLLARARAVDTTTYVLACGQGDPATQGIEPRGAAPTGVGHSAVISPFGEVLQELDGAPGLLFADLDPDLVKEARTKLPVLANRREF, from the coding sequence GTGAAGATTGCATTAGCCCAGATCATCACCGGAAGGGATGTGGCCGGGAACCTCACCATGGTCGAAGAATACGCCCGCCGCGCTAAGGACGGCGGCGCCGAGATCGTCGTTTTCCCGGAGGCCACCATGCGCGCATTCGGCAATTCGCTGCTGGACATCGCCGAGCCTCTGGACGGCCCTTGGGCCGGCCGCGTCCGCTCGATTGCCGGCGAGTTGGGGATTGTAATTATTGCCGGAATGTTCACCCCGGGTTCATCGCTCTCCGGCGGGCAGGCGAAAGTCCGTAACACGCTGCTGGTGACCGGGCCGGGCGTGGACGCCAGCTATGACAAGGTACACCTGTTCGACGCCTTCGGATTCCTGGAGTCCGACACCGTGGACGCCGGGACAGGACCCGTAACGTTCGACGTCGGCGGCCTCACCTTTGGCCTGGCCACCTGCTACGACATCCGTTTCCCGGCCCTGTTCACGGCCAACGCCGATCGCGGAGCGGTCGCCAACATCGTCTGCGCTTCCTGGGGTTCGGGCCCCGGCAAGGTGGACCAGTGGCAGCTCCTGGCCCGCGCCCGTGCCGTGGACACCACCACCTACGTCCTCGCCTGCGGCCAGGGCGACCCCGCCACCCAGGGCATCGAACCCCGCGGCGCTGCGCCCACGGGCGTCGGGCACAGCGCGGTCATTTCGCCTTTCGGTGAGGTGCTCCAGGAGCTCGACGGGGCCCCCGGCCTCCTGTTCGCGGATCTGGACCCCGATCTGGTCAAGGAAGCCCGCACCAAGCTCCCGGTCCTGGCGAACCGCCGGGAATTCTAG
- a CDS encoding ribonuclease domain-containing protein: MRRRWTVGTLLLGLAVAALVVVNLFIPPGGTPPAARPQGTTTAAPTYATSAPAAAPSSDAKATGVPNASGLPAIRESQLPTEGRRTLALIRKGGPYPYSRDGVTFGNFERILPRQASGYYKEYTVPTPGESDRGARRIVAGQSGDKYYTPDHYESFKFIAEGK, from the coding sequence ATGCGCAGGCGTTGGACTGTCGGAACGCTGCTGCTGGGGCTTGCCGTGGCTGCCCTTGTGGTCGTCAATCTTTTCATCCCACCGGGCGGCACGCCGCCCGCCGCGCGACCGCAGGGAACGACGACGGCGGCACCCACGTATGCGACGTCGGCACCCGCCGCTGCACCGTCGTCGGACGCCAAGGCCACCGGAGTGCCGAACGCGTCCGGACTGCCCGCTATCCGGGAGTCGCAGCTTCCGACTGAAGGCCGGCGGACCCTTGCCCTGATCCGGAAGGGCGGCCCTTACCCGTACAGCCGCGACGGCGTGACGTTCGGCAACTTCGAACGCATCCTGCCCCGCCAGGCCAGCGGGTACTACAAGGAGTACACGGTTCCTACCCCGGGCGAGTCGGACCGCGGAGCCCGCAGAATCGTGGCAGGACAGTCCGGCGACAAGTACTACACACCGGACCACTACGAATCGTTCAAGTTCATAGCAGAAGGCAAATAG